The proteins below are encoded in one region of Pseudomonas sp. SCB32:
- a CDS encoding transposase has protein sequence MTNYRRDLTPGACWFFTLALANRKSSLLIEHIEALRTAFRKVQRRHPWRVDAIVILPNHLHALCTLPAGDADYALRWRQIKGQFSRTIPQGEPVSLSRHLKNERGIWQRRYWEHRIRDANDLARHLDYIHFNPCKHGLVTRAADWPWSSFHHYVRLGLLPADWAGGTAAPARHP, from the coding sequence ATGACGAACTACCGACGGGATCTCACACCGGGCGCCTGCTGGTTCTTCACCCTAGCCCTCGCCAATCGCAAATCCTCCTTGCTGATCGAGCACATCGAGGCGCTGCGCACAGCCTTTCGAAAGGTGCAACGGCGCCACCCATGGCGCGTCGATGCCATTGTCATCCTGCCCAACCATCTGCATGCGCTCTGCACATTGCCCGCAGGCGATGCGGATTACGCGCTGCGCTGGCGGCAGATCAAGGGGCAGTTCTCGCGCACCATTCCCCAAGGGGAACCGGTCTCCCTCAGCCGCCATCTGAAAAATGAGCGCGGCATCTGGCAACGTCGCTATTGGGAGCATCGCATCCGCGATGCCAACGACCTGGCGCGGCATCTCGACTACATCCACTTCAACCCCTGCAAACATGGCCTCGTCACCCGCGCGGCAGACTGGCCATGGTCGTCCTTCCATCATTACGTGCGCCTTGGCCTACTCCCCGCCGACTGGGCCGGCGGCACAGCAGCCCCGGCACGCCACCCGTAG
- a CDS encoding ABC transporter substrate-binding protein, giving the protein MTKILKLTSLAIALAATSQSFAGDLTVVSFGGANKDAQVKAFYKPWEHSSGNRLVSGEYNGEMAKIKAMVDTGSVAWNVVEVEGAELARGCDEGMFEELDPAQLGLKKEDFVPGAIQPCGVGFLVYSTVLAYNRNKLASAPTSWSDFWDIEKFPGKRGLRKLAKSTLEFALLADGVKPTEVYQVLATPQGQDRAFAKLDQIKPYIQWWEAGAQPPQFLAAGDVVMSSVYNGRLSAQQRQQYGLDIVWNGGIYEFDSWAIPKGAPQQDTTRQFIGYTLEPEQQKSFSQHIDYGAANLKGMELLDAKRVAELPTAPQNIEQQIPVDVTFWTDHGEQLEQRFNAWAAR; this is encoded by the coding sequence ATGACCAAGATCCTCAAGCTCACCTCCCTGGCGATTGCCCTCGCCGCCACCAGCCAGTCGTTCGCTGGCGACCTCACTGTCGTATCCTTCGGCGGCGCCAACAAGGACGCCCAGGTCAAGGCCTTCTACAAGCCCTGGGAGCACAGCAGCGGCAACCGCCTGGTGTCCGGCGAATACAACGGTGAAATGGCCAAGATCAAGGCGATGGTCGATACCGGCAGCGTCGCCTGGAACGTCGTCGAAGTGGAGGGTGCCGAACTGGCCCGTGGCTGCGACGAGGGCATGTTCGAAGAGCTCGACCCGGCGCAGCTCGGCCTCAAGAAAGAGGACTTCGTGCCCGGCGCGATCCAGCCCTGCGGCGTTGGGTTCCTTGTCTACTCCACCGTACTTGCCTACAACCGCAACAAGCTCGCCAGCGCGCCGACCAGCTGGAGCGATTTCTGGGACATCGAGAAATTCCCCGGCAAGCGCGGCCTGCGCAAGCTGGCCAAGTCCACCCTGGAATTCGCTCTGCTCGCCGACGGCGTGAAGCCCACAGAGGTCTACCAGGTGCTCGCCACCCCGCAGGGGCAGGACCGCGCCTTCGCCAAGCTCGACCAGATCAAACCCTACATCCAGTGGTGGGAGGCCGGCGCCCAGCCGCCGCAATTCCTCGCCGCTGGCGACGTGGTCATGAGCTCGGTCTACAACGGCCGCCTCTCCGCCCAGCAGCGCCAGCAGTACGGCCTGGATATCGTGTGGAATGGCGGCATCTACGAATTCGACTCCTGGGCCATCCCCAAGGGCGCGCCGCAGCAGGACACGACCCGCCAGTTCATTGGCTACACCCTCGAACCCGAGCAGCAGAAGAGCTTCTCCCAGCACATCGACTACGGCGCCGCCAACCTCAAGGGGATGGAGCTGCTGGACGCCAAGCGCGTGGCCGAACTGCCCACCGCGCCGCAGAACATCGAACAGCAGATTCCAGTGGATGTGACCTTCTGGACTGACCACGGCGAACAGCTGGAGCAGCGCTTTAACGCCTGGGCGGCGCGCTAA
- a CDS encoding GNAT family N-acetyltransferase: MQPAFNFTLGVDPHARDVVVQGLLAYNFEQMGRSNTYDDFELYARDEHGEVVGGMFGQSGMGWLYIDYLWLQGDQRGNGLGAQLIAHAEDEARRRGCVGVFLYTYSFQAPGFYEKQGFERMGVLEDCPPGHQRIYLKKHFG, translated from the coding sequence ATGCAACCCGCTTTCAACTTCACCCTCGGCGTCGACCCGCACGCGCGCGACGTGGTCGTCCAGGGACTGCTCGCCTACAACTTCGAGCAGATGGGCCGCAGTAACACCTACGACGACTTCGAGCTCTACGCCCGCGACGAGCACGGCGAAGTGGTCGGCGGGATGTTCGGACAATCGGGCATGGGCTGGCTCTACATCGACTACCTCTGGCTGCAGGGCGACCAGCGCGGCAACGGCCTCGGCGCCCAGCTCATCGCCCATGCCGAAGACGAAGCCCGCCGCCGGGGTTGCGTCGGGGTGTTCCTCTACACCTACAGCTTCCAGGCGCCGGGGTTCTACGAGAAGCAGGGGTTCGAGCGCATGGGCGTGCTGGAAGACTGCCCGCCGGGGCATCAGCGGATTTACCTGAAGAAGCATTTCGGCTGA
- a CDS encoding BRO family protein: MHDTYTPTSFTRHKRFLRGVMIDNQAWFVASDIARLLAYRFPHSIHHRFYPHEVQNVRLAYSTGAEEQTVMLSEAAVYKALLRFGHPELEALDRWLTQDVIPTLRDEHAADTNAPRRVMLAWDAKRWLLLNWQGGMWMRWEDVPKLAWCD; the protein is encoded by the coding sequence ATGCACGACACCTACACCCCAACCTCCTTCACCCGCCACAAACGCTTCCTGCGCGGCGTCATGATCGACAACCAGGCCTGGTTCGTCGCCTCCGACATCGCCCGCCTGCTCGCCTACCGCTTCCCCCACAGCATCCACCACCGCTTCTACCCCCACGAAGTCCAGAACGTCCGCCTCGCCTACAGCACCGGCGCAGAAGAACAAACCGTGATGCTCAGCGAAGCCGCCGTCTACAAGGCCCTGCTCCGCTTCGGCCACCCCGAACTCGAAGCCCTCGACCGCTGGCTGACCCAGGACGTCATCCCCACCCTGCGCGACGAACACGCAGCGGATACCAACGCGCCAAGGCGAGTGATGCTGGCGTGGGATGCCAAGCGCTGGCTGCTGTTGAACTGGCAAGGCGGAATGTGGATGCGCTGGGAAGACGTGCCGAAGCTCGCCTGGTGCGACTAG
- a CDS encoding cupin domain-containing protein — translation MSERPKAVPTVQIDNDKVLVTEWRFAPGAETGWHRHGMEYVVVPVTGGELLLETPEGERRAPLVLGQSYTRQIGTEHNVINPCDHEVAFIEIELKQDHSHDH, via the coding sequence GTGAGCGAGCGCCCGAAGGCCGTCCCGACGGTACAGATCGACAACGACAAGGTCCTGGTCACCGAGTGGCGCTTCGCCCCCGGTGCCGAGACCGGCTGGCACCGCCACGGCATGGAATACGTCGTGGTCCCGGTGACGGGCGGCGAGCTGCTGCTGGAAACTCCCGAGGGCGAGCGGCGCGCGCCGCTGGTCCTGGGCCAGAGCTACACCCGCCAGATCGGTACCGAACACAACGTGATCAACCCCTGCGATCACGAAGTGGCCTTCATCGAGATCGAGCTCAAGCAAGACCACTCGCACGACCACTGA
- a CDS encoding type II toxin-antitoxin system Phd/YefM family antitoxin — protein sequence MQILTFTQARADLKQTMDDVCRDHEPAVITRQRGEPVVMISLEDYNGMQETLYLLSSTANAQRLRESLDEVRAGKVQVKELTVEREVEKP from the coding sequence ATGCAAATACTCACCTTTACCCAGGCCCGCGCCGATCTGAAGCAGACCATGGACGATGTGTGCCGCGATCACGAACCGGCGGTTATCACCCGTCAGCGAGGTGAACCGGTGGTGATGATCTCGCTGGAGGACTACAACGGCATGCAGGAAACCCTCTACCTGCTGAGTTCCACTGCCAACGCCCAGCGGCTGCGCGAGTCGCTGGACGAGGTGCGCGCCGGCAAGGTCCAGGTCAAGGAGCTGACCGTTGAACGTGAAGTCGAAAAGCCGTAA
- a CDS encoding Txe/YoeB family addiction module toxin, translated as MNVKSKSRNKTAARGSITVAFTSHGWEDYQFWEQSDAEIFRALNALIEECRRTPHKGTGKPEPLKGDLSGFWSRRITREHRLVYLYEAEVLTILQCRYHYDK; from the coding sequence TTGAACGTGAAGTCGAAAAGCCGTAACAAGACGGCCGCGCGAGGCTCCATCACCGTCGCCTTCACCAGCCATGGCTGGGAGGATTACCAGTTCTGGGAGCAGAGCGACGCCGAGATTTTCCGCGCGCTCAACGCCCTGATCGAAGAGTGTCGGCGTACGCCTCACAAGGGCACCGGCAAGCCCGAGCCGCTCAAGGGCGATCTTTCCGGGTTCTGGTCCCGTCGCATTACCCGTGAGCATCGGCTGGTCTATCTGTACGAGGCCGAGGTGCTGACCATTCTTCAGTGCCGTTACCACTACGATAAATAG
- a CDS encoding CoA-acylating methylmalonate-semialdehyde dehydrogenase: MTIVKHLIGGEMIADTGRTADVFNPSTGEAVRKVPLASRETVQQAIDAAKAAFPAWRNTPPAKRAQVLFRFKQLLEANEQRIVQLISEEHGKTIEDAAGELKRGIENVEYASAAPEILKGEYSRNVGPNIDAWSDFQPIGVVAGITPFNFPAMVPLWMYPLAIACGNTFILKPSERDPSSTLLIAELFEEAGLPKGVLNVVHGDKTAVDALIEAPEVKALSFVGSTPIAEYIYSEGTKRGKRVQALGGAKNHAVLMPDCDLDNAVSALMGAAYGSCGERCMAISVAVCVGDQIGDALVEKIVPQIKALKIGAGTSCGLDMGPLVTGAAQQKVTGYIDAGVEQGAQLLVDGRNFKVAGHENGFFVGGTLFDKVTPDMTIYQEEIFGPVLCIVRVNSLEDAMQLINDHEYGNGTCIFTRDGEAARLFCDEIEVGMVGVNVPLPVPVAYHSFGGWKRSLFGDLHAYGPDGVRFYTKRKAITQRWPQRKSHEAAQFAFPSNG; the protein is encoded by the coding sequence ATGACCATCGTCAAGCACCTGATCGGCGGCGAGATGATCGCCGACACCGGCCGTACCGCCGACGTCTTCAACCCGTCCACCGGCGAAGCCGTGCGCAAGGTCCCGCTGGCCAGCCGCGAAACCGTCCAGCAGGCCATCGACGCCGCCAAGGCCGCCTTCCCGGCCTGGCGCAACACCCCGCCGGCCAAGCGCGCCCAGGTCCTGTTCCGCTTCAAGCAACTGCTCGAAGCCAACGAGCAGCGCATCGTCCAGCTGATCAGCGAAGAACACGGCAAGACCATCGAAGACGCCGCCGGTGAGCTCAAGCGCGGCATCGAGAACGTCGAGTACGCCAGCGCCGCCCCGGAAATCCTCAAGGGCGAGTACAGCCGCAATGTCGGCCCGAACATCGACGCCTGGAGCGACTTCCAGCCGATCGGCGTGGTCGCCGGCATCACCCCGTTCAACTTCCCGGCCATGGTGCCCCTGTGGATGTACCCGCTGGCCATCGCCTGCGGCAACACCTTCATCCTCAAGCCGTCCGAGCGTGACCCGAGCTCCACCCTGCTGATCGCCGAACTCTTCGAAGAAGCCGGCCTGCCCAAGGGCGTGCTGAACGTGGTGCACGGCGACAAGACCGCCGTGGACGCGCTGATCGAGGCCCCGGAAGTCAAAGCCCTGAGCTTCGTCGGCTCGACCCCGATCGCCGAGTACATCTATTCCGAAGGCACCAAGCGCGGCAAGCGCGTACAGGCCCTGGGCGGCGCCAAGAACCACGCGGTTCTGATGCCCGATTGCGACCTGGACAACGCCGTCAGCGCCCTGATGGGTGCGGCCTACGGCTCCTGCGGCGAGCGCTGCATGGCCATCTCGGTGGCCGTTTGCGTGGGCGACCAGATCGGCGACGCGCTGGTCGAGAAGATCGTTCCGCAGATCAAGGCCCTGAAGATCGGCGCCGGCACCTCCTGCGGCCTGGACATGGGTCCGCTGGTCACCGGCGCTGCCCAGCAGAAAGTCACCGGCTACATCGACGCAGGCGTCGAGCAGGGCGCCCAGCTGCTGGTCGACGGCCGCAACTTCAAGGTTGCCGGTCACGAGAACGGCTTCTTCGTCGGCGGCACCCTGTTCGACAAGGTGACTCCGGACATGACCATCTACCAGGAAGAAATCTTCGGCCCGGTGCTCTGCATCGTGCGCGTGAACAGCCTGGAAGACGCCATGCAGCTGATCAACGACCACGAATACGGCAACGGCACCTGCATCTTCACCCGCGACGGTGAAGCGGCCCGCCTGTTCTGCGACGAGATCGAAGTCGGCATGGTCGGCGTCAACGTACCGCTGCCGGTACCGGTGGCCTACCACAGCTTCGGCGGTTGGAAGCGTTCGCTGTTCGGCGACCTCCACGCCTACGGCCCGGACGGCGTGCGCTTCTACACCAAGCGCAAGGCCATCACCCAGCGCTGGCCGCAGCGCAAGTCGCACGAAGCGGCGCAGTTCGCCTTCCCCAGCAACGGCTGA
- a CDS encoding aspartate aminotransferase family protein, whose product MNQHLNVTPSVASDLNLKAHWMPFSANRNFHKDPRIIVGAEGSYLVDDKGRKIYDSLSGLWTCGAGHSRKEIADAVAKQLTTLDYSPAFQYGHPLSFQLAEKITQLTPAGLDHVFFTGSGSECADTSIKMARAYWRIKGQSQKTKLIGRARGYHGVNVAGTALGGIGGNRKMFGQLMDVDHLPHTLQPGLAFTKGMAETGGVELANELLKLIELHDASNIAAVIVEPMSGSAGVLVPPKGYLQRLREICDQHNILLIFDEVITAFGRMGKATGAEYFGVTPDIMNVAKQVTNGAIPMGAVIASSEIYDTFMGQNLPEYAVEFGHGYTYSAHPVACAAGIAALDLLQKENLIQQSLELAPYFEKAIHGLKGAKNVIDIRNCGLAGAIQIAGRDGDAIVRPFEASMKLWKEGFYVRFGGDTLQFGPTFNAKPEDLDRLFSAVGDALNGVA is encoded by the coding sequence ATGAACCAGCACCTGAACGTCACCCCGTCGGTGGCCAGCGACCTGAACCTGAAGGCCCACTGGATGCCCTTCAGCGCCAACCGCAACTTCCACAAGGACCCGCGCATCATCGTCGGCGCCGAAGGCAGCTACCTGGTCGACGACAAGGGCCGCAAGATCTACGACAGCCTCTCCGGCCTGTGGACCTGCGGTGCCGGCCACTCCCGCAAGGAAATCGCCGACGCGGTCGCCAAGCAGCTGACCACCCTCGACTACTCCCCGGCCTTCCAGTACGGCCACCCGCTGTCCTTCCAGCTGGCCGAGAAAATCACCCAGCTGACCCCGGCCGGCCTGGACCACGTGTTCTTCACCGGCTCGGGCTCCGAGTGCGCCGACACCTCGATCAAGATGGCCCGTGCCTACTGGCGCATCAAAGGCCAGTCGCAGAAGACCAAGCTGATCGGCCGCGCCCGTGGCTATCATGGCGTGAACGTCGCCGGCACCGCCCTGGGCGGCATCGGCGGCAACCGCAAGATGTTCGGCCAGCTGATGGACGTCGACCACCTGCCGCACACCCTGCAGCCGGGCCTGGCCTTCACCAAGGGCATGGCTGAAACCGGCGGCGTGGAGCTGGCCAACGAGCTGCTCAAGCTGATCGAACTGCATGACGCCTCCAACATCGCCGCCGTCATTGTCGAGCCAATGTCCGGTTCCGCCGGCGTCCTGGTTCCGCCGAAGGGCTACCTGCAGCGCCTGCGCGAAATCTGCGACCAGCACAACATCCTGCTGATCTTCGACGAAGTGATCACCGCCTTCGGCCGTATGGGCAAGGCCACTGGCGCCGAGTACTTCGGCGTGACCCCGGACATCATGAACGTCGCCAAGCAGGTCACCAACGGCGCCATCCCCATGGGCGCGGTGATCGCCAGCAGCGAAATCTACGACACCTTCATGGGCCAGAACCTGCCGGAATACGCCGTCGAGTTCGGCCATGGCTACACCTACTCCGCGCACCCGGTCGCCTGTGCCGCCGGCATCGCCGCGCTGGACCTGCTGCAGAAGGAAAACCTGATCCAGCAGTCCCTGGAGCTGGCACCGTACTTCGAGAAGGCCATCCACGGCCTGAAGGGCGCGAAGAACGTCATCGACATTCGCAACTGCGGCCTGGCCGGTGCGATCCAGATCGCCGGTCGTGACGGCGACGCCATCGTGCGTCCGTTCGAAGCCAGCATGAAGCTGTGGAAAGAAGGCTTCTACGTACGCTTCGGCGGCGACACCCTGCAGTTCGGCCCGACCTTCAACGCCAAGCCCGAAGACCTGGACCGCCTGTTCAGCGCCGTCGGCGACGCCCTGAACGGGGTGGCCTAA